One part of the Mycolicibacterium aromaticivorans JS19b1 = JCM 16368 genome encodes these proteins:
- a CDS encoding MlaE family ABC transporter permease, which yields MSAPSRHIPNALRAPLWIADQGDSLIQRLGHQVSFLAQVLGAIPHTLRHYRHQTGVLLVDVMWGNGSLIVGGGTIGVLIFMGTAVGGSVGIEGYSALDMVGMGPLTGFVSAYANTREMAPMIAGIGFAAQAGCRMTAEIGAMRISEEIDALEALGIRSIPFVVTTRVIAGMLTIIPLYVVTLALSYVSCALVVNVMHGQSSGTYYHYFDSFIQPSDVVFSVLKAVIFVTLIIAIHGYQGYYAVGGPEGVGRASGRAIRASIVTVVAADMVLTLLFWGNSPGIRISG from the coding sequence GTGTCAGCGCCGTCGCGGCACATTCCCAATGCCCTACGGGCGCCGTTGTGGATCGCCGACCAAGGCGACTCGCTGATCCAGCGACTCGGGCACCAGGTCAGCTTCCTAGCCCAAGTGCTCGGCGCGATCCCGCACACGCTCCGGCACTACCGGCATCAGACCGGGGTGCTGCTGGTCGACGTGATGTGGGGCAACGGATCACTGATCGTCGGCGGCGGCACCATCGGTGTGCTGATCTTCATGGGTACCGCGGTCGGCGGGTCGGTGGGGATCGAGGGCTACAGCGCCCTCGACATGGTCGGGATGGGCCCGCTGACCGGATTCGTGTCCGCGTACGCCAACACCCGGGAGATGGCACCGATGATCGCCGGGATCGGCTTCGCCGCGCAGGCCGGCTGCCGGATGACCGCCGAGATCGGCGCAATGCGGATCTCCGAGGAGATCGACGCCCTGGAAGCGCTTGGTATACGGTCGATCCCGTTCGTCGTCACCACCCGGGTGATCGCCGGCATGCTGACCATCATCCCGCTGTACGTGGTGACGCTGGCGCTGAGCTATGTGTCCTGCGCGCTGGTGGTCAACGTGATGCACGGCCAGTCGTCAGGCACCTACTACCACTATTTCGACTCCTTCATCCAACCCTCCGACGTGGTGTTCTCGGTGCTCAAAGCCGTGATCTTCGTGACGCTGATCATCGCCATCCACGGCTACCAGGGCTACTACGCCGTCGGCGGTCCCGAAGGTGTCGGCCGCGCGTCCGGACGGGCCATCCGTGCCAGCATCGTCACGGTGGTCGCCGCGGATATGGTTCTGACGCTGCTGTTCTGGGGCAACAGTCCCGGGATTCGGATCTCGGGATAG
- a CDS encoding thiamine pyrophosphate-binding protein, giving the protein MPVGPERNGAGDGRTRVVDYIAERLVRRGVRHVFGVDGANIEDFYDAAHSCSDLTAVVAKHEFSAAAMADAYSRAGAGIGVVCATSGGGALNTIPGLGESFASRVPVLALIGQPPTSSDGLGSFQDTSGVNGALHGEALFAAVSVFCERVVTADDIVTALPRAVSAATSLGGPAVLLLPKDIQQAVVEPAQDDPDAPAAVGELTELMQLLRSTEGPVTIIAGDQVARDDARAELETLRAVLRANVATVPDAKDAAAESLGVAGVMGHPTVVAALGDSALCLLIGTRLPLMARGGLETVLGSLQVASIGAEVPYLPCTHVESHDLRGSLTQLATALAGTESRVPPPRRVRGELTPPERAGAGVRYRDAMRAVDGLLPQDADIVVDAGNIGAAAIHWLPARRDGRFLVALGMGGMGYSFGAGIGMAFARNRRTVVIAGDGSFFMHGMEIHTALNYRLPVTFLLFDNHAHAMCVTREQLFYGNRYSYNRFGPSRLGAGLSAMFPALPSMDVTDIGELAVAVAAALDTDGPSVVSVECSADEIPPFTAFLGETTQLGRSPQPDSRERR; this is encoded by the coding sequence ATGCCGGTCGGCCCTGAACGCAACGGCGCGGGGGATGGGCGCACGCGAGTAGTCGACTACATCGCCGAGCGCCTCGTTCGCCGCGGCGTTCGCCATGTGTTCGGCGTGGACGGTGCCAACATCGAGGATTTCTACGATGCCGCCCACTCCTGTTCGGACCTCACCGCGGTGGTGGCCAAACACGAGTTCTCCGCGGCGGCGATGGCCGATGCCTACAGCCGGGCCGGCGCAGGTATCGGCGTCGTGTGTGCCACCTCCGGCGGCGGTGCCCTCAACACGATCCCGGGACTGGGGGAGTCGTTCGCCAGCCGGGTGCCGGTCCTGGCTTTGATCGGCCAGCCGCCGACCTCCTCGGACGGGCTCGGCTCATTCCAGGACACCAGCGGCGTCAACGGGGCCCTGCACGGCGAGGCGTTGTTCGCGGCAGTATCGGTGTTCTGCGAACGGGTTGTGACGGCCGACGACATCGTGACCGCGCTGCCCCGGGCGGTGTCGGCAGCGACCAGCCTCGGCGGGCCGGCGGTCCTGCTGTTGCCCAAGGACATTCAGCAGGCCGTGGTAGAGCCCGCACAGGATGATCCTGACGCGCCAGCGGCGGTCGGGGAGCTCACGGAACTGATGCAACTGCTGCGCAGCACCGAGGGGCCGGTGACGATCATCGCCGGTGACCAGGTCGCCCGCGACGACGCCCGGGCCGAACTGGAGACGCTTCGTGCGGTCTTGCGGGCGAACGTGGCCACTGTGCCCGACGCGAAGGACGCCGCGGCCGAGTCGTTGGGCGTCGCCGGGGTGATGGGTCATCCGACAGTGGTTGCGGCACTGGGCGACAGCGCACTGTGCCTGCTCATCGGCACCCGGCTTCCGCTAATGGCCCGCGGCGGTCTGGAGACGGTATTGGGTTCCCTCCAGGTCGCGTCGATCGGTGCCGAGGTTCCCTACCTGCCATGTACGCACGTCGAAAGCCACGACCTCCGTGGCTCACTGACCCAGCTGGCGACGGCGCTGGCCGGCACCGAGAGTCGGGTGCCGCCGCCGCGCCGGGTCCGCGGTGAGCTGACGCCACCAGAGCGTGCCGGCGCGGGAGTTCGCTACCGCGACGCGATGCGCGCGGTGGATGGGCTGCTGCCACAGGATGCCGATATCGTCGTGGACGCGGGCAATATCGGTGCGGCGGCTATTCACTGGCTTCCGGCCCGACGCGACGGCCGCTTCCTGGTCGCCCTCGGCATGGGCGGCATGGGCTACAGCTTCGGCGCCGGCATCGGCATGGCTTTCGCCCGGAATCGCCGCACCGTCGTCATCGCCGGCGATGGCTCGTTCTTCATGCACGGCATGGAGATTCACACCGCGCTGAACTACCGGCTCCCGGTGACGTTCCTGTTGTTCGACAACCACGCGCACGCCATGTGTGTCACCCGCGAACAGCTGTTCTACGGCAACCGATACAGCTACAACCGGTTCGGCCCCAGCCGGCTGGGCGCGGGCCTGTCGGCCATGTTCCCCGCCCTGCCATCGATGGATGTCACCGATATCGGCGAGCTCGCGGTGGCCGTCGCAGCAGCGCTCGACACCGACGGCCCGTCCGTGGTGTCGGTGGAATGCTCGGCGGACGAAATCCCGCCCTTCACAGCCTTTTTGGGTGAAACAACACAGCTGGGTCGGTCGCCCCAGCCAGATTCGAGGGAACGCCGATGA
- a CDS encoding MlaD family protein encodes MFASADQGGRRPTSRALRIRGLIAAIVLLVAGTVLHHLGTGGYADTFKLTVMADKLGEGLTPGAEVKFRGLTIGSVKTLQSAGFNKQKITLELEPRQAAALAADTTANFTSSNTFGLAAVELVSSGTGPRLGSGQTLTVDTSVRSASITGLLRQGQKFGRIMDSPDIDHIIAIVRKHADLTEPVTRSYFDLIKMVTDSQKVPFSQSLSVLASVVNGVSDAVPLVSLAYDLLNGMEFLAHPDGVDRMNLIMDQLAKLLFTTDGIFAKHISWLVPLFGGIMSVFVPYAYMYGSMSPAYDRISGLLDRTSTAFPIINGKVRLNLELTLDTMPGLAAALPAEAPAPAPPSGGGR; translated from the coding sequence ATGTTCGCATCTGCCGACCAGGGCGGGCGCAGGCCCACCTCGCGCGCGCTGCGCATCCGCGGCCTCATCGCCGCGATCGTCTTGCTCGTCGCAGGCACTGTCCTCCATCACCTCGGAACCGGCGGCTACGCCGACACATTCAAACTGACGGTGATGGCCGACAAACTCGGCGAAGGCCTGACCCCGGGTGCGGAAGTGAAATTCCGCGGCCTGACCATCGGGTCGGTGAAGACGCTGCAGTCGGCCGGCTTCAACAAGCAGAAGATCACCCTCGAACTCGAGCCGCGCCAAGCAGCAGCCTTGGCGGCCGACACCACCGCGAACTTCACCTCGTCCAACACCTTTGGTCTGGCCGCCGTCGAGTTGGTCAGCAGTGGCACCGGCCCGCGGCTGGGTTCTGGCCAGACGCTGACGGTCGATACCAGTGTGCGCTCGGCGTCCATCACCGGGCTGCTGCGCCAGGGTCAGAAGTTCGGCAGGATCATGGACTCGCCCGACATCGACCACATCATCGCGATCGTGCGCAAGCACGCCGACCTCACCGAGCCGGTCACCCGGTCCTACTTCGACCTGATCAAGATGGTCACCGACTCGCAGAAAGTGCCTTTCTCACAATCCCTTTCGGTGCTCGCCTCGGTGGTCAACGGGGTCAGTGACGCCGTCCCGCTGGTCAGCCTGGCCTATGACCTGCTCAACGGGATGGAATTCCTGGCGCACCCTGACGGCGTGGATCGGATGAACCTGATCATGGACCAGCTGGCGAAGCTGCTCTTCACCACGGACGGGATCTTTGCCAAGCACATCTCGTGGCTCGTCCCGCTCTTCGGCGGCATCATGAGCGTCTTTGTGCCCTACGCGTACATGTACGGAAGCATGTCGCCGGCCTACGACCGCATCTCCGGTCTGCTGGACCGCACCAGCACGGCGTTTCCGATCATCAACGGCAAGGTCCGGCTGAATCTCGAACTGACCCTGGACACCATGCCCGGGCTGGCCGCCGCCTTGCCGGCCGAGGCTCCCGCCCCAGCGCCCCCGTCAGGCGGTGGCCGGTGA
- a CDS encoding MlaE family ABC transporter permease, which produces MTAGVDDATAAQAATETEASELPCVDIDAFVAAATSEPPVDPPAPAEAPLGRQVADILSRPFRRFLSRTDSSLQTLGRFFGLGGQALGFLVTDLVRLRHPWRDTLNQAWFIISVTAIPALLVSIPFGVIVAVQVGNFIQQVGASSVSGAAGGLGVIRQGAPMVAALLLGGAAGSAVATDLGARTIREEVDALRVMGVDPVQRLVTPRLAAIVFVAPVLCAFIIFMGLAAGYAINVGFQSGTPGSYIASFASFASVNDVIVAMLKTWLFGVVVILVACQRGLEATGGARGVADAVNASVVIGVVAVFVLNLIITQGVSMSMPLRMG; this is translated from the coding sequence TTGACCGCAGGTGTCGATGACGCGACTGCGGCCCAAGCAGCGACCGAGACAGAAGCCAGCGAACTTCCGTGCGTCGATATCGACGCGTTCGTGGCAGCCGCCACCTCCGAGCCGCCCGTCGATCCCCCGGCCCCAGCGGAAGCACCGTTGGGCCGCCAGGTCGCCGACATATTGAGCCGGCCCTTCCGGCGCTTCCTGTCCCGAACCGATTCGTCACTGCAGACATTGGGCCGGTTCTTCGGCCTCGGCGGGCAAGCCCTCGGCTTCCTCGTCACCGACCTGGTCCGGTTACGCCACCCCTGGCGAGACACCCTCAACCAAGCCTGGTTCATCATCAGCGTCACGGCGATCCCGGCGCTGTTGGTGTCCATACCGTTCGGCGTGATCGTGGCCGTTCAGGTCGGCAACTTCATCCAGCAGGTCGGGGCCTCCTCGGTGTCGGGGGCCGCCGGCGGTCTTGGCGTGATCCGGCAGGGCGCACCGATGGTGGCGGCCCTGCTGCTCGGCGGGGCGGCCGGTTCGGCAGTGGCCACCGATCTCGGCGCCCGCACCATCCGTGAAGAGGTCGACGCGTTGCGGGTGATGGGCGTCGACCCGGTCCAGCGACTGGTCACGCCTCGCCTCGCCGCGATCGTGTTCGTCGCGCCGGTGCTGTGCGCCTTCATCATCTTCATGGGGCTGGCGGCCGGCTACGCGATCAACGTCGGTTTCCAGTCCGGCACACCCGGCAGCTACATCGCGTCCTTCGCCTCGTTCGCCAGTGTCAACGACGTCATCGTGGCGATGTTGAAGACCTGGTTGTTCGGTGTGGTCGTGATCCTGGTGGCCTGCCAGCGCGGTCTGGAAGCCACCGGCGGTGCGCGCGGCGTGGCCGACGCCGTCAACGCGTCAGTGGTCATCGGTGTGGTGGCGGTGTTCGTCCTCAACCTGATCATCACCCAGGGTGTCTCGATGTCGATGCCCCTGAGGATGGGCTGA
- a CDS encoding 3-oxoacyl-ACP synthase III family protein, whose protein sequence is MMSQPTVSLIDVATYLPENRVSAEWYTQLSGDDDMRDNPMFRPPNFRHHAADDESNVDMIQRAVGALIDRHGPAVLDDVDVLLTHSQLPDLPILGAGGEVAKRLGINPEWIIDVHNGGCAAFVLMLKLARQLLASGAGRTALIAVAQNAAGKIFEQEQVRKLAQASVPGDGAAVGLVTVSDSSPVLDIECRYYGENATDMTLAADPARRWWEAGPGQGYVGFNEGKIIKVLARGNRQVPQVVRAVCDRIGVKPVDLDLLVTNQPNRLLLRNWNEALGISPDRHRDTFQECGNLFAVAIPVNLEAAVLDGQIGAGDIVMMAGFAHAGDFAGAAAIQWGGSRT, encoded by the coding sequence ATGATGAGCCAGCCCACCGTCAGCCTGATCGATGTCGCCACCTATCTGCCCGAAAACCGGGTTTCCGCAGAGTGGTACACCCAATTAAGCGGTGACGACGACATGCGGGACAACCCCATGTTCCGGCCGCCGAACTTCCGTCACCATGCCGCCGACGACGAGTCCAACGTCGACATGATCCAGCGTGCCGTCGGTGCACTGATCGACCGGCACGGGCCAGCGGTGCTCGACGACGTCGATGTGCTGCTGACCCATTCGCAGCTGCCGGATCTGCCGATCCTCGGCGCCGGCGGCGAAGTCGCCAAGCGGCTGGGCATCAATCCCGAGTGGATCATCGACGTCCACAACGGTGGCTGCGCGGCGTTTGTGTTGATGCTCAAGCTCGCGCGCCAGCTGCTGGCGAGCGGTGCCGGGCGGACCGCGCTGATCGCGGTCGCGCAGAACGCCGCAGGCAAGATCTTCGAGCAGGAGCAGGTGCGTAAGCTCGCCCAGGCGTCGGTGCCCGGCGACGGCGCGGCGGTCGGGTTGGTCACCGTGTCGGACAGTTCACCGGTCCTCGACATCGAATGCCGCTACTACGGCGAGAACGCGACCGACATGACGTTGGCCGCCGATCCCGCGCGGCGCTGGTGGGAGGCCGGGCCCGGTCAGGGCTACGTCGGGTTCAACGAAGGCAAGATCATCAAGGTTCTTGCCCGCGGCAACCGGCAGGTACCCCAGGTGGTGCGCGCGGTGTGCGACCGGATCGGGGTCAAGCCGGTCGATCTCGACCTGCTGGTCACCAATCAACCGAACCGGCTGCTGTTGCGGAACTGGAATGAGGCACTGGGGATTTCGCCTGATCGGCATCGCGACACATTCCAGGAGTGCGGCAACCTGTTCGCCGTCGCCATCCCGGTGAACCTGGAGGCGGCAGTCCTCGACGGCCAGATCGGTGCCGGCGACATCGTGATGATGGCCGGGTTCGCGCACGCCGGGGACTTCGCAGGCGCCGCCGCCATCCAATGGGGCGGAAGCCGCACATGA
- a CDS encoding acyl carrier protein, with translation MTAADGQPTSMNTVVDDIIGMIQAETECATALTADSGLQDAGMDSARVLSLVFRIEARYDIELDAEDSDDLRTVGDLARLVQRRIQERS, from the coding sequence ATGACTGCAGCCGACGGCCAACCGACGTCGATGAACACCGTAGTCGACGACATCATCGGCATGATCCAGGCCGAAACCGAGTGCGCCACAGCCCTTACCGCTGACTCGGGACTCCAGGACGCGGGCATGGACTCGGCCCGGGTGTTGTCGCTGGTGTTCCGAATCGAAGCCCGCTACGACATCGAGCTGGACGCTGAGGACAGTGACGACTTGCGCACCGTCGGCGACTTGGCCCGGCTGGTGCAGCGTCGCATCCAGGAACGGTCGTGA
- a CDS encoding MMPL family transporter, translated as MLAGIARLAMRAPRRMIALALLVVAGAAAFGIPVAGRLSAGGLTDPGAQSSQVKALLASTFGQGDMPLLITVSSPDGVDSAAARTVGTDIVRTLTQSPTVATVTSPWTAPPSAATSLISKDGTIGVIVAGITGGDNSAPKNAGALISTVVHNRDDVTVRAGGESTMMLEINQQSEKDLKVMEGVAIPLSFLVLVWVFGGLVAASLPLAVGAVAIFGAMAVLHAITFVTDVSIFALNLAAALGLALAIDYTLLLLSRFRDELAGGASRDRALIRTMTSAGRTVLFSAMTVALSMSAMVLFPIYTLKSFGYAGVAVVVFASLAAIFVAPSAIVLLGDRLDSLDLRKWLRRPVAAVRPVEDGPWYRLAMFSMRKAVPIGLAIVALLTLLGAPFLGVRWGVPDDRVLPTSSSAQLVGDQLRTQFAADLAKNLTVVIPDLGGVTPAQLDGYAAELSRVSGVSSVSSPGVTFVGGASVGPPTAATAIRNNSAFLTVTSTTPLYSQASETLLDQLHAVPTPAGHRVLIGGTPQVNRDTASAIASRLGVVLAIIAVITFVLLFLMTGSVVVPLKALILNVLSLTAAFGALVWIFQDGNLDALGTTSTGTLAISIPVLLFCIAFGLSMDYEVFLVSRIREFWLASAKTAADNDRSVALGLAHTARVITAAALIMAITFAALSGAQVSFLRMLGVGLTLAILADATLVRVLLVPAFMHVMGRFNWWAPKPLARLHDRFGIREASHA; from the coding sequence GTGTTAGCCGGGATCGCGCGGCTTGCGATGCGTGCTCCCCGACGGATGATCGCGCTCGCGCTGCTCGTCGTCGCCGGTGCGGCGGCATTCGGCATTCCGGTGGCGGGCCGGCTCTCCGCGGGCGGTCTCACCGATCCCGGTGCCCAATCGTCACAGGTGAAAGCTCTGTTGGCCAGCACTTTCGGCCAGGGTGACATGCCGCTGCTGATCACGGTCAGTTCACCCGATGGGGTCGATTCAGCGGCTGCGCGCACAGTGGGCACCGACATCGTGCGGACACTGACTCAGTCGCCGACGGTTGCGACGGTCACCTCGCCCTGGACCGCGCCGCCGTCGGCAGCGACCTCGCTGATCAGCAAGGACGGCACGATCGGCGTCATCGTGGCCGGCATCACCGGCGGTGACAACAGCGCGCCGAAGAATGCCGGGGCACTGATCAGCACGGTGGTGCACAACCGTGACGACGTGACCGTGCGGGCCGGCGGCGAATCGACCATGATGCTGGAGATCAACCAGCAGAGCGAAAAAGACCTGAAAGTCATGGAAGGCGTTGCGATTCCGCTGAGTTTCCTGGTGCTGGTGTGGGTGTTCGGCGGTCTGGTCGCGGCGTCGCTGCCCCTGGCGGTGGGCGCCGTAGCGATCTTCGGCGCGATGGCCGTGCTGCATGCGATCACCTTCGTCACGGACGTATCGATCTTCGCCCTCAATCTCGCTGCCGCCCTTGGGCTGGCGCTGGCGATCGACTACACGCTGCTGCTGCTGAGCCGGTTCCGCGACGAACTGGCAGGCGGTGCCAGCCGTGACCGCGCCCTGATCCGCACCATGACGTCCGCCGGTCGGACGGTGTTGTTCTCCGCGATGACCGTCGCGCTGTCGATGTCGGCGATGGTGCTGTTCCCGATCTACACCCTGAAGTCCTTCGGCTACGCGGGTGTGGCCGTCGTTGTATTCGCTTCTCTCGCAGCGATTTTCGTGGCTCCTTCGGCCATCGTATTGCTCGGTGATCGCCTCGACTCGCTGGACCTGCGCAAGTGGCTGCGACGCCCCGTCGCGGCTGTCCGGCCGGTGGAGGACGGCCCCTGGTATCGGCTGGCGATGTTCTCCATGCGCAAGGCGGTGCCAATCGGTCTGGCCATCGTGGCGCTGCTGACCTTGCTCGGCGCGCCGTTCCTCGGCGTCCGATGGGGAGTGCCCGACGACCGTGTCCTTCCGACGTCGAGTTCGGCGCAGCTGGTCGGCGACCAGTTGCGCACACAGTTCGCCGCGGACCTGGCCAAGAATCTGACCGTCGTCATACCGGATCTCGGAGGCGTCACCCCCGCACAGCTCGACGGTTATGCCGCTGAGCTGTCCCGGGTATCAGGCGTGTCCTCTGTCTCCTCGCCCGGCGTGACGTTCGTCGGCGGCGCATCCGTGGGTCCGCCGACGGCGGCGACCGCGATCAGGAACAACAGCGCGTTCCTCACCGTCACCAGCACTACACCCCTGTACTCCCAGGCATCCGAGACGCTGCTCGATCAGCTGCACGCGGTTCCCACCCCGGCCGGTCACCGGGTGTTGATCGGCGGGACCCCCCAGGTCAACCGTGATACCGCCAGCGCCATCGCCTCGCGGTTGGGCGTGGTTCTGGCGATCATCGCCGTAATCACGTTCGTGCTCCTGTTTTTGATGACCGGCAGTGTCGTGGTACCGCTGAAGGCGTTGATTCTCAACGTCTTGTCGTTGACCGCCGCGTTCGGTGCGCTGGTGTGGATATTCCAGGACGGCAACCTCGATGCTTTGGGTACGACGTCGACGGGCACCCTGGCGATCAGCATCCCGGTATTGTTGTTCTGCATCGCCTTCGGCCTCTCGATGGACTACGAGGTGTTCCTGGTGTCGCGCATCCGCGAGTTCTGGCTGGCGAGCGCCAAGACCGCCGCCGACAACGACAGGAGCGTCGCGCTGGGACTCGCCCACACCGCGCGGGTGATCACGGCCGCGGCTCTGATCATGGCCATTACGTTCGCGGCGCTCTCGGGGGCTCAGGTGTCCTTCCTGCGCATGCTTGGCGTCGGCCTGACGCTGGCGATCCTCGCCGACGCCACGCTGGTGCGTGTCCTGCTCGTACCCGCCTTCATGCACGTGATGGGCCGGTTCAACTGGTGGGCGCCAAAGCCTCTGGCGCGCTTACACGATCGGTTCGGGATCAGGGAGGCCTCGCATGCCTAG
- a CDS encoding AMP-binding protein, with protein MNSTPAVRPKFETLTEMLDAAALRDKNLIFVDRNEVDTDVPMADIARRARSVAAGLHDNGVEPGQRVALVLPTGPEFVACFFGALYAGAIPVPLYPPVRLGKLDEYRDRTAAMLQAVDAVLVLTEDRIRPLLEAVGAKCRTAAELDGVSRRDIDASADDIALIQFSSGTTHDPKPVALSHRNLLANLAAIADYFAAAGMPEQVGVTWLPLYHDMGLIGNLLSAFYLPRPLVLLPPELFLAVPAAWLRAISRHRGTVTAAPNFAFGLCLKRIRDDELDGVDLSSWRLCLNGAELTSADVQRRFSERFERWGFDARAFTPVYGLAEASLAVTFTPAGTMFGVHRLGDRELVSTGRPLAGVEVEIRDDDSRRLPDGEVGHIFVRGPSVMTGYFGRADLTAQVLSDGWLDCGDVGLVHDGELFVCGRTKETVIIRGANHAPQDFEAALDGLAGVRAGCAVAVGYVPPDTQDEALAMLVETTADAPEDLASDVAARVLEHTGIAVGHVELLAPGTLPRTSSGKMRRIEARTQWLAGTLSPC; from the coding sequence GTGAACAGCACCCCGGCGGTCCGGCCCAAGTTCGAGACTCTCACCGAGATGCTCGACGCGGCAGCACTGCGCGACAAGAATTTGATCTTTGTCGACCGTAACGAGGTCGACACCGACGTGCCGATGGCCGATATCGCCCGGCGGGCGCGTTCGGTGGCGGCGGGCCTGCACGACAACGGCGTTGAGCCCGGTCAGCGGGTTGCACTGGTACTGCCGACCGGCCCGGAATTCGTCGCCTGCTTCTTTGGTGCCCTCTACGCGGGCGCCATCCCGGTACCGCTGTACCCGCCGGTGCGGCTGGGCAAGCTCGACGAGTACCGCGATCGCACCGCCGCGATGCTGCAGGCGGTCGACGCGGTCCTGGTGCTCACCGAGGATCGCATTCGTCCGCTGCTCGAAGCGGTGGGGGCGAAGTGCCGAACGGCAGCCGAACTCGACGGGGTGAGCCGCCGTGACATCGATGCGTCCGCCGACGACATTGCACTGATCCAGTTCTCCTCCGGCACCACCCATGACCCGAAACCCGTCGCACTGAGCCACCGCAACCTGTTGGCCAACCTCGCCGCGATCGCGGACTACTTCGCGGCGGCGGGCATGCCCGAACAGGTCGGTGTCACCTGGCTGCCGCTCTATCACGACATGGGACTGATCGGGAACCTGCTGAGCGCGTTCTATCTTCCGCGGCCCTTGGTACTGCTGCCGCCCGAGCTGTTCCTGGCCGTCCCCGCGGCATGGTTGCGCGCGATCTCACGGCACCGCGGAACGGTCACCGCTGCACCGAACTTCGCGTTCGGGCTGTGCCTCAAGCGGATCCGCGACGACGAACTCGACGGTGTCGACCTGAGCTCGTGGCGACTGTGTCTGAACGGCGCCGAGTTGACCAGCGCCGACGTGCAGCGCCGATTCAGTGAGCGGTTCGAGCGGTGGGGGTTCGACGCGCGGGCGTTCACACCGGTCTACGGACTGGCCGAGGCGTCGCTGGCGGTCACGTTCACGCCGGCGGGCACCATGTTCGGCGTGCACCGGCTCGGCGACCGGGAACTGGTGAGCACCGGACGTCCCCTGGCCGGCGTCGAGGTGGAGATCCGCGACGACGACTCCCGGCGACTGCCCGACGGCGAGGTTGGGCACATCTTCGTTCGTGGACCCAGCGTGATGACCGGATACTTCGGCCGTGCCGACCTCACCGCGCAGGTGCTGTCGGACGGCTGGCTGGACTGCGGCGACGTCGGATTAGTCCACGACGGTGAGCTTTTCGTGTGCGGCCGCACCAAGGAGACCGTGATCATCCGCGGCGCCAACCATGCACCGCAGGATTTCGAGGCCGCCCTTGATGGGCTGGCCGGCGTCCGCGCCGGATGTGCGGTCGCGGTGGGGTACGTACCGCCCGACACGCAGGACGAGGCCCTGGCGATGCTCGTCGAGACCACCGCGGACGCACCCGAGGATCTGGCGAGCGATGTGGCGGCCCGGGTGCTGGAGCACACCGGCATCGCCGTCGGACACGTCGAGCTGCTGGCGCCGGGCACCCTGCCACGGACGTCGAGCGGGAAGATGCGACGCATCGAAGCGCGCACCCAATGGCTGGCGGGGACCCTGTCGCCGTGTTAG
- a CDS encoding MlaD family protein produces the protein MRSVTKSVFWLTVFTAVAVVCTLIVLTALRSPVTGALSGYTATFSDVSGLYVGDDVRISGVQVGKVQTIRLDGRVAKVDFTAQADHPVYTNTVAAVRYQTLIGQRYVELVQPAKPGNRLPDGGTLPIGQTIPSFDVAKLFNGFQPIFQTLDPAQFNLLGENLLRLIQGDESGIGPFLHDLDEISSLAVDRQLVITTMIRNLSAISQDLGGKSGQLFQLISQLNVVLAQFGSKAEEFRQSLESGLPVLRNTTHVMQYFEHTFDGTTGPLYDLSSRMWPQTPTIIAGLSLAPSLIQGMRDWLVDEQPATPTFSCSRGEVTLPGIGEVSFAQQNLVVCK, from the coding sequence GTGAGAAGCGTTACCAAGTCGGTGTTCTGGCTGACGGTGTTCACGGCGGTCGCGGTGGTGTGCACCCTGATTGTGCTGACGGCCCTTCGCAGTCCGGTCACCGGAGCGCTGTCCGGGTACACCGCCACGTTCTCCGATGTGTCGGGCCTCTATGTCGGTGACGACGTCCGCATATCCGGGGTTCAGGTCGGCAAGGTGCAAACCATCCGGCTCGACGGGCGAGTGGCCAAGGTCGATTTCACCGCCCAGGCCGATCATCCGGTCTACACCAACACCGTGGCCGCGGTGCGGTATCAAACCCTGATCGGGCAGCGCTATGTGGAACTCGTCCAGCCGGCCAAGCCCGGCAACCGGCTGCCGGACGGGGGCACCCTTCCCATCGGGCAGACCATCCCGTCGTTCGACGTGGCCAAGCTGTTCAACGGATTTCAGCCGATCTTCCAGACCCTCGACCCAGCCCAGTTCAACCTGCTGGGCGAGAACCTGCTGCGGCTCATTCAGGGCGACGAGTCGGGCATCGGCCCATTCCTCCACGACCTCGACGAAATCTCCTCCCTGGCGGTGGACCGCCAGCTCGTCATCACCACGATGATCCGCAATCTCAGCGCGATCTCCCAGGATCTGGGTGGCAAGTCCGGACAGCTGTTCCAGCTGATCTCCCAGCTCAATGTGGTGCTCGCTCAATTCGGCTCCAAGGCAGAGGAATTCCGTCAGTCGCTGGAAAGCGGGCTGCCGGTCCTGCGGAACACCACCCACGTCATGCAATACTTCGAGCACACCTTCGACGGCACGACCGGCCCGCTCTACGACCTGAGCAGCCGGATGTGGCCGCAGACCCCGACCATCATCGCCGGCCTCTCACTGGCGCCGTCGTTGATCCAGGGCATGCGGGACTGGCTGGTCGACGAACAGCCGGCGACCCCGACGTTCTCCTGCTCGCGCGGCGAGGTCACGCTCCCAGGGATCGGCGAGGTCTCGTTCGCACAGCAGAACCTGGTGGTGTGCAAGTAA